In a single window of the Coffea eugenioides isolate CCC68of chromosome 3, Ceug_1.0, whole genome shotgun sequence genome:
- the LOC113765521 gene encoding 2-alkenal reductase (NADP(+)-dependent)-like, protein MAEEAEVVKNKQVLLKNYATGFLKDSDFIIKTDSTMSLKVPESSSKGVLVKNFYLSCDPYLSLLMQKSDSSLEAEFSRFSLGSTINGFGVAKVVDSRHPKFEKGDLVWGITGWEEYSLITEPDSLFKIEHTDVPLSHYTGLLGMSGLTAYGGLFEVCNPKKGEKVFVSAASGSVGQLVGQFAKLTGCHVVGSAGSREKVDLLKNKFGFDDAFNYKEEQDLDAALKRYFPEGIDIYFENVGGKMLDAVLLNMRMHGRIAVCGLISQYNLEKPEGLYNVASILFKRLRVEGFAVFDYLHLYPKFLDLVLPQIREKKITYVEDIAEGLENGPAALVGLFSGRNVGKQVVLVARE, encoded by the exons ATGGCAGAAGAAGCAGAGGTGGTGAAGAACAAGCAGGTGTTGTTGAAAAACTATGCAACTGGATTCCTAAAAGACTCTGATTTCATCATCAAAACAGACAGCACCATGAGCTTGAAAGTCCCAGAAAGCTCCAGTAAGGGGGTATTGGTTAAGAATTTCTACTTGTCTTGTGATCCTTACCTGAGCTTGCTCATGCAAAAATCAGATTCTTCTCTTGAGGCGGAATTCTCTCGTTTCTCCCTTGGCTCT ACAATAAATGGATTTGGGGTAGCTAAAGTAGTGGATTCAAGGCATCCAAAGTTCGAGAAGGGTGACTTGGTGTGGGGTATAACTGGATGGGAGGAATATAGTCTAATAACAGAACCTGATTCTCTTTTCAAGATTGAGCATACAGATGTACCCCTTTCCCATTACACTGGACTTCTAG GTATGTCTGGTTTGACTGCTTATGGTGGACTCTTTGAGGTTTGCAATCCAAAGAAGGGAGAAAAAGTATTTGTATCTGCAGCATCTGGTTCTGTTGGCCAGCTTGTTGGACAATTTGCAAAATTGACAGGGTGCCATGTAGTAGGAAGTGCTGGAAGTAGAGAAAag GTTGATCTTCTGAAGAATAAGTTTGGATTTGATGATGCTTTCAATTATAAAGAGGAGCAGGACTTGGATGCAGCTTTGAAAAG GTACTTCCCTGAAGGAATTGATATTTACTTTGAAAATGTTGGGGGAAAGATGTTGGATGCTGTGCTTCTCAACATGAGAATGCATGGACGAATTGCTGTGTGTGGACTGATCTCACAATACAACCTAGAGAAACCTGAAGGACTATATAACGTGGCTTCTATTCTTTTCAAGCGTCTTAGAGTGGAGGGATTTGCTGTGTTTGATTACCTTCACCTCTATCCGAAGTTTCTGGACCTTGTACTACCTCAAATCCGAGAAAAAAAGATCACCTACGTAGAAGACATTGCAGAAGGCCTTGAAAATGGTCCTGCTGCCCTTGTTGGTCTGTTTAGTGGTCGCAATGTCGGGAAACAGGTTGTTTTGGTTGCTCGTGAATGA